In Tursiops truncatus isolate mTurTru1 chromosome 19, mTurTru1.mat.Y, whole genome shotgun sequence, a genomic segment contains:
- the CDH15 gene encoding cadherin-15, giving the protein MDAALLLALGLLAQSLCLSVGVPGLRRPHTLYPWHRMPAPGRVRRAWVIPPISVSENHKRLPFPLVQIKSDRQQLGSIIYSIQGPGVDEEPRGIFSIDKFTGKVSLNAVLDREKTDRFRLRAFALDLGGSTLEEPTDLEIVVVDQNDNRPVFRQEVFTGRVLEGAVPGTYVTRAEATDADDPETDNAALRYSILEQGGPQLFSIDPHTGEIRTVQVGLDREAVAVYNLTLQVADMSGDGLTATALAVITLEDVNDNAPEFTRAQFFLEATEAVSGVDVGRLEVEDRDLPGSPNWVARFTILEGDPDGQFAIRTDPRTNEGVLSVVKPLDYESREHYDLKVAAQNEAPLQAAAPRAERGQARVSVQVRDVNEAPVFQQNPLRTSLAEGAAPGTPVATFSARDPDTQQPQRLSYSKDYDPEDWLQVDGATGRVQTQRVLSPASPFLKDGWYRAIILARDDASPPSTATGTLSVEILEVNDHAPELSPPWGSLCSTPEQGSGLLLGATDEDLPPHGAPFHFQLSPRLPELARNWSLSQVNVSHARLRPRLQVQEGLHRLSLLLRDSGQPPQQREQPLNVTVCRCGLDGACLPGAAALRAGGAGISLGALAIVLASVILLLLLALLVALLVRCRQQSCDKRLLHGLQDDLRDNILNYDEQGGGEEDQDAYDMDQLRHPAELAALGAPLGRPSLRRDAPFGRSHPQAPRVLPTSPSDIADFINEGLEAVDSDPAVPPYDTALIYDYEGDGSVAGTLSSILSSLGDEDADYSCLWDWGPRFARLADLYGPREGTREEAF; this is encoded by the exons ATGGACGCCGCGCTCCTCCTCGCCCTCGGGCTGCTGGCCCAG AGCCTGTGCCTGTCAGTGGGGGTCCCCGGGCTGAGGAGGCCGCATACCCTGTACCCCTGGCACCGGATGCCGGCACCGGGCCGCGTGCGGAGAGCCTGGGTCATCCCTCCCATCAGCGTGTCCGAGAACCACAAGCGCCTGCCCTTCCCCCTGGTGCAG ATCAAGTCGGACAGGCAGCAGCTGGGCAGCATCATCTACAGCATCCAGGGGCCCGGCGTGGACGAGGAGCCCCGGGGGATCTTCTCCATAGACAAGTTCACAGGGAAGGTGTCCCTGAATGCCGTGCTGGACCGAGAGAAGACAGACCGCTTCAGG ctcagggcctttgctctggACCTGGGGGGGTCCACCCTGGAGGAGCCCACGGACCTGGAGATCGTGGTTGTGGACCAGAATGACAACCGGCCTGTCTTCCGGCAGGAGGTGTTCACTGGCCGGGTGCTGGAGGGCGCCGTCCCAG gaaCCTACGTGACCAGGGCTGAGGCCACGGATGCGGACGACCCGGAGACGGACAACGCGGCCCTGCGATACTCCATTCTGGAGCAGGGCGGCCCTCAGCTCTTCAGCATTGACCCGCACACGGGGGAGATCCGCACGGTTCAAGTGGGCCTGGACCGCGAG GCGGTCGCCGTGTACAACCTGACCCTGCAGGTGGCGGACATGTCTGGAGACGGCCTCACCGCCACTGCCTTGGCCGTCATCACCCTGGAGGATGTCAACGACAACGCCCCCGAGTTCACCAGGGCTCAG TTCTTCCTGGAGGCCACAGAGGCCGTCAGCGGAGTGGACGTGGGGCGGCTGGAGGTAGAGGACCGGGACCTGCCCGGCTCCCCCAACTGGGTGGCCAGGTTCACCATCCTGGAGGGCGACCCTGACGGGCAGTTCGCCATCCGCACCGACCCCAGGACCAACGAGGGTGTGCTGTCTGTGGTGAAG CCGCTGGACTACGAGAGTCGGGAGCACTACGACCTCAAAGTGGCGGCGCAGAACGAGGCTCCCCTGCAGGCGGCGGCCCCCAGGGCCGAGCGGGGCCAGGCCAGGGTCAGCGTGCAGGTGCGGGATGTCAACGAGGCGCCCGTGTTCCAGCAGAACCCACTGCGGACCAGCCTGGCTGAGGGGGCGGCCCCAGGAACCCCCGTGGCCACCTTCTCTGCCCGAGACCCTGACACACAGCAGCCGCAGAGGCTCAG CTACTCCAAGGACTATGACCCTGAAGACTGGCTGCAAGTGGACGGGGCCACTGGCCGGGTCCAGACCCAGCGCGTGCTCAGCCCCGCATCCCCCTTCCTCAAGGACGGCTGGTACAGGGCCATCATCCTGGCCCGAGATGATG CCTCCCCACCCAGCACGGCCACAGGGACCCTGTCTGTTGAGATCCTGGAGGTCAACGACCACGCCCCTGAACTGTCCCCGCCGTGGGGCAGCCTGTGCAGCACACCAGAGCAGGGCTCCGGTCTTCTCTTGGGGGCCACGGATGAGGACCTGCCCCCCCACGGGGCCCCCTTCCACttccagctgagccccaggctccCAGAGCTGGCCCGGAACTGGAGCCTCAGCCAGGTTAACG TGAGCCACGCGCGCCTGCGGCCCAGGCTCCAGGTCCAGGAGGGGCTGCACCGCCTGAGCCTGCTGCTCCGGGACTCGGGACAGCCGCCCCAGCAGCGCGAGCAGCCCCTGAACGTGACCGTGTGCCGCTGCGGCCTGGACGGCGCCTGCCTGCCGGGGGCCGCCGCGCTGCGGGCGGGTGGCGCGGGCATCAGCCTGGGCGCCCTGGCCATCGTGCTGGCCAGTGTCATCCTGCTGCTCT tgctcGCCCTGCTGGTGGCCCTCCTGGTGCGGTGCCGGCAGCAGTCGTGTGACAAGAGGCTTTTGCACGGGCTGCAGGACGACCTTCGGGACAACATCCTCAACTACGACGAgcaggggggcggggaggaggaccAG GATGCCTATGACATGGACCAGCTGCGCCACCCGGCAGAGCTGGCGGCCCTGGGCGCCCCGCTGGGACGGCCTTCTCTGCGCAGAGACGCCCCGTTCGGCCGATCGCACCCCCAGGCCCCCCGCGTGCTGCCCACCAGCCCCTCTGACATCGCTGACTTCATCAACGAG GGCTTAGAGGCCGTGGACAGCGACCCCGCCGTCCCTCCCTACGACACGGCTCTCATCTATGACTACGAGGGGGACGGGTCCGTGGCAGGCACGCTGAGCTCCATCCTGTCCAGCCTGGGTGATGAGGACGCAGACTACAGCTGCCTCTGGGACTGGGGGCCCCGCTTTGCCCGGCTGGCCGACTTGTACGGGCCCCGTGAGGGCACCAGGGAAGAGGCTTTCTGA